The following nucleotide sequence is from Pedobacter sp. PACM 27299.
GATGCCCTATCGCCCGAGTCTTATGAAAAGCTATGTGAAAAACAGCGAAGCACCCTATTTTCCTTACACTGGGAATTAAAGACGCTGTTATACCTGGGTGTAATGATGCTCAGCACCGGATTAGGGGTCCTGATTTATAAAAATATAGATACGATCGGCCATCAGGCAATATTGGCCCTCATCGCAGCCATTTGCGGCGGCTGCTTTTATTATTGCTTCAAACATAAAAAGCCCTTCAGCAAAGAATTGGTCAAGGCTCCGAATGCGATGTTCGACTACCTGCTGCTCCTGGCTTGTCTGAGTTTCCTGACTTTTACCGGTTACCTGCAATTTCAATATGGGGTTTTCGGAACCAATTACGGTATGGCCACCTTTATTCCGATGGTGGTTTTATTTTATATAGCCTATGAATTTGATCATTTGGGAATTCTCAGCATGGCGATCGCCAACCTTGCTGTTTGGATGGGCGTATCAGTCACCCCAAGTCGCTTACTTTCCAATGGCAATTTCGACAACCAAACGATCATTTACACCTACCTCGGCTTAGGTTTAATGCTGCTTCTTGCAGGTTTTCTTACCGATCGCTACCATTTCAAAAAGCATTTCCGGTTCAGCTATCTTCATTTTGGCATCCACATTAGCTTCATCGCTTTGCTCTTCGGATACTTCAATGCTTATGAATCGAAGCTGTCTATTTTATGGTTATTGGTTTTATTTGCCCTTGCCTTCTATCTATACCTGGATGCCATGCGCCATCAGTCCTTCTATTTTGTGCTCCTGATGATACTTTATAGCTACCTCGCGATCAGCATCCTCGTTTTCCGTATGCTGGATGGGATGAACAATATGGGTGGACTTTACTTGCTCTGCTGCTACTTCATCATTTCTGCCACTGCATTAATTCTGCGCATTGTCCGTTTAAACAAACAAATGAAAGCCTCATGATCATTTACAATACGACCTGGTTAAAAAACCTGATCATTCAGGATCAAATGAAAAAAGTACAGCAGGACCTGCAGCCAGGGGAATTACTATCCATTCTGGAAAAACATCCGGTAGGCTTTCATAGCTCCAACCTGTTTATGCGGATCGGGTTATTTGTGGTCACGAACATTCTGACTTCCTTTGCTTTTGGTTTTGTGAGCCTGATCCTGAGCAATACCCAATTATTAGAATCTCCCACTTATTATATTTTCCTTGGACTGATCAGTTATACCGCCCTGGAAATTGCGGTAAGGGTGTATCATCATTATAGATCAGGCGTGGACGATGCGCTGCTATGGACCGCGGGAGGCCTGCTGATCATGGCTCCTTATGTTTACCTAGACATGAAGTACAACCTGAACAATGTCGCCAGTGGATTACTGCTCTCAGGAATGATCAGCATCCTGGCCATTTATTTTACCCTCCGTTTTGCCGATATGCTCATGGCTTTACTCTCTTTCTGCGCAGGCATTACTTTTGTTTTCTTTGCCTGGTACGAGTATGGATTTCTACCCTTTGCCACCATGCCCTTCCTGATCATGATCCTATCATCGGCCGTCTATTTTCTGACCCGAAATCTTTATAAAAAGCATTGGATCTATAAAGACTGCCTCCGTATGATTCAATTGGCAAGTTTGTTAATCACCTATGCCGCCGGAAATTATTTTATAGTCAGAGAACTGGGGAGCATGATGAATGACGTGACCCTTTCTTCAGATCAAGGCATTCCTTTCGGTTGGTTTTTCTGGCTCTGGACCTTTGGGATTCCTTTAATATATATCGGAATGGGTTTAAAAAATAAAGAGGTGATCCTATTGCGATCCGGCTTAATCCTGGTGGCAATCGCTGCTTTTACCTTTAGAAATTATTATCATGTCTTACCGATCGAAATGGTCCTGGTTATCGTTGGAGTTTTGTTGTTGGGCATTTCTTACGGCATCATGCGATACCTAAAAACTCCGAAACATGGCTTTACAGCAGAAGAATTGGAGGGAGATCAGTTATTAGACCAACTCAAAGTAGAATCGCTGATCGTGAGCGGTACTTTTGGAGATGGAGCTACAGCCCCGGAAGGAACCAGGATGGGTGGCGGCAATTTTGGCGGAGGAGGAGCATCGGGAAATTTTTAGAGAATTATTTAGAATAATTATAAATAGTTTGTTTCTTTGTAAAAAAAGAACAGCCATGAAATTCATCATCAAGACTTTATCCATTCTATCACTTATTATTTTTACCGGACAAGCCATATTTGCCCAAACTGCCAAAACAGAGAAAAATCTGGATGCTAAATCTAAGACTACTTTTTATAGTCTGACGGAAGGAAAACCAGTCAAAGAAAGCGAAAACTGGGACCTTGCCTTCAATAATACAACCATCAAACTTAACAGCAAACATAAAGTTGCAGGCCAGATATTAAGTAATACCAGCTTTGATAAAGTAGTAAAAGTACCAGAATCCGGTTATAAAGAAGATACCCAAAGTACAAGTGTGATTCCAACCGGATCAGGAAAAGGCTGGTACAACTATGACATGGCCAGTCATGCTTTAACCCCAATTGAAGGTAAAATCATATTGATCCGCAATGCTGCGGGAAAACACTATAAACTGGAAGTATTGAGTTATTATTTTGACGAGCAGGACTACAACGAAACAGGTTTCTATACCTTCAGATACACCGCATTAAAATAGTTAATCCAGCAATTGAATCCCAATCCAGGAAACATACAGCTCCATAATAAGCGTCTTAGTTTAAGCTAAGTCGCTTATTCAGATACAGAAATGACCGGAATGCTACATAAATATTATCCCGCTGAAGGTGATTTCTTCCGTATCTTTGCGCCAGATGGAATACAATGTTCACACCCTGCCAAATGGCATCCGATTACTTCATGTCCCTTCTCCTTCAGCGATTTCTCATGCCTGCATTATTGTAAATAGTGGGTCTAGAGATGAGCAGGAAGAAAAATCTGGTCTCGCTCATTTTATTGAGCACTTAATCTTTAAGCGTACAGAGAAAAGAAATACAAACCAGATCTTAAACCGCTTAGAAAGTGTAGGTGCAGATCTTAATGCCTATACCACGAAAGAATATACCTGTATTCATGCCTCTTTTCTGAACCCTTATCTGGACAGAACTTTAGAGCTTTTCCATGATATTGTGTTTCATTCGACCTTCCCGGAAGATGAAATGGACAAAGAGAAAAGTGTCATTCTAGATGAGATTACCTCATACCTGGATCAACCGGAAGAAGCGATTTACGATGATTTCGAAGACCTGGTTTTTGCGGGTCATCCACTAGGAAGAAACATCCTGGGCAGCCCGGAAACAGTGAATAATATCAATCAGGCAGACATCCATCAATTCATTAAAGAAAACTACCACACCGACAAGATCATTGTTGCAGTTTTAGGAAACTACAGCCTGAGTAAACTGATCAAAACCGGTGCTAAATATTATTCAGAGATTCCAGAGAACCGACATAAAGACACCAGAACAGCTCCAGAAAAAGCGCCTTTAGCGAAGGTAATCCTGGAGAAACCGATCAGTCAGGCTCATGTTATGCTTGGCTCTCAGGCCTATTCTTTGCACCATCCTTATAAAACCGGCTTATTGTTACTGAACAATATTGTTGGCGGTACGGGCATGAGCTCTATTTTAAACTTACAGATCCGCGAGAAATATGGCATCGCCTACACCATTGAAACGGGCTATAGTCCGCTCAGTGACACCGGCATCTTTACCTTATATTTCGGGACGGACAAAGAAAAAGTGGAGCGGGCATTATCCCTGATTTTCAAAGAGTTTAAGAAATTAAAGGACAACCCGCTCACTGAAGTGCAGCTTCAAAAGGCAAAAAATAAGTTCATCGGACAAATTGCTTTAGGCGAAGAAAATAGAATCGGCCTGATTATATCTATGGCTAAAAGCCTGATCGACTACAATCACATCGAAGATTTACAGGCGGTATTTAGTAGAATTCAGTCAGTTACCACCACTGATATGGCCAATATTACCCATGAAATCTTAGATGAAAGTAATCTTAGCGCCTTAACCTTTTACCCTTTAGCGTAATATTTGTATTTTTGCATTATGAAATTACCCATTGTAGCATACGGCGATCCGGTACTTAAGAAAGTTTGCGCTCCTATAGACGAGACTTACCCGGATTTAAAACAATTGATCAGCAACATGTTTGACACCATGTATAATGCTCATGGAATTGGTTTAGCTGCCCCTCAGATTGGCTTACCGATCAGGTTATTTATTGTAGATACGGGAGTTGATGAAGAGGAGAAGCAAGGCTTCAAAAGTGCTTTCATCAATGCAGAAATCCTGGAAGAAACAGGTGAACCCTGGGCTTTCAACGAAGGCTGTTTGAGTATTCCTGACATCAGAGAAGACGTGATGCGCAAGCCTAACATCCGCATCAGATACTACGATGAGAACTGGGATTTACAGGAAAAAGAACTCAATGGCATCCTTGCCCGCGTGATTCAACATGAGTATGACCACATTGAAGGCAAGCTGTTTACAGAAACTTTAAGTTTATTGCGTAAGAGAATGCTGAAAAGCAAGCTGGATGCGATCTCCAAAGGAAATGTAAGAGTAGATTATAAAATGCGTTTCCCGCAGCAGAGCAGAAGGCGTTAATTCCCTTCGCTCCTGCTTTTATCCCCTTTGAATATGGATTGCATCAACTTACCCCATGCGAATGGGTTTAAAAGCGGGTTGGTTTGCACCATATTCTTGTTTACAGACCTATCGTGATTCAACCTGAAGTTGATCCCGGAAATCTCTCCCGCATCTCTCGGCAGCGTCTGCATCATTCCACTGATACTTTCTGGAGAAAGATTCCTGATGGCGATTGCAAAATCATCATCAGCAATCTTCATGGCCATAAAATCTCTGGTGAAATCCTCTACTGTGGCCCACGGATAAACCCGAACAGTTGGCAGATTGACGATCTCAGACTTTAGCTTTACCATCGCTGTATATTTACTGTCGTCGATTTGCGTAGGGATTGCTTGCAGCAAATCCCTGTACCCTACGGCAGTATATAGAATGGTATCACCGGGATGTGCGATAAAAGAGAAATAACCCTTATAATTCGCTGCATACCGCTGGCCTTTATTTGTTAAATTGGTCACCGTCACATAAGGCACCACTGTATTACTGTCTACATCGGTAATAATCCCGCTAAACTGAATCAACTTTTTACTTGGGCTGTCCTGTGCGAAGGCCGTACCCATAAAAAGAAGTAATAATAAGGTGAGTGAATACTTCATATACAAAAATAGCTGTATTAATTAAGACGGCTAGTTAAATAGTGTTAAAACGATTATACCGGCTCTGCAAGGTTAATAGCCACAACAGAAGTGATTTGCGGCACAGCTTTCATGATGGCTTGTTCAATACCTGCTTTCATGGTCATAAAGCTCATTTTACAAGATCCACAGTTACCTAATAATTTCAATTTAACTACATTGTCCGCCGTAATCTCTTCTATAGCCACGTCCCCACCATCAGCGATTAAATAAGGTCTGATTGTGTCTAGTGCCTGCTCTACTTGTTGTGTTAAATCCATTTTATTAATTTTTTAAAGTATAAAAATAGTAATTTTTTAGCAATTAACCGTCAGCGCATTGTTAATTGCTACCTGTTGCGCTACCTTTCCTGCAATTTCTGCAAATACAGTTGACATTTTACTGGACAGGTCCAGTGCTATCGGAGCACCGCTGTCACCAGCAGCTGTAATACCCTGAACGATTGGTATTTCCCCTAAAAATGGCACCTGAAATGATTTCGCCAGCTCTTTACCACCATCTTTACCGAAGATATAATATTTGTTTTCCGGCAATTCTTCTGGCGTAAAGTAAGCCATATTTTCTATGACACCTAACACCGGAATGTTAATGCTTGGCATTTTGAACATCGCCAGTCCTTTTCTTGTATCCGCAAGCGCTACCTGCTGAGGAGTAGTTACAATCACCGCACCTGCAATCGGAAAGCTTTGAGTAATGGTAATGTGAATATCGCCTGTGCCCGGAGGAAGGTCAACAATCAGGTAATCCAATTCTCCCCAATCTGCATCATTGAACAATTGCTTGATCGCATTTGAAGCCATCGGGCCTCTCCATGGTACAGGCTGATCCGGATCTGCAAAAAATCCTAATGACAATAGTTTAATGCCATATTTCTCAATAGGAAGAATCAGTGTTTTTCCATCTTCAGTTTCTCTGGCACTAGGTTTTGCACCTACCAGATCAAACATGGTAGGAACTGAAGGACCGTAAATATCGGCATCAATCAATCCTACTTTTGCGCCATCAGCAGCCAAAGCCACTGCAAGGTTACTCGCAACGGTAGATTTTCCAACCCCACCTTTTCCGGAAGAAACCAACAAAATATTGCGGATCGCTTTCAGCTGAGTGGTATCCATTGGCTTGGTTACCCTCGATGTGATATTGATTGCTACTTCAGCCTCCTGGCTTACAAAATGTTTTACCGCATTTAAACACGCATTTTTCAGCATATCTTTCATCGGACATGCAGGAGTGGTTAATTCCAACGTAAAACTCACCTTCTTATCTTCTATTTTCAAATCCTTGATCATGTTCAAAGTCACCAGATCTTTTTTAAGATCAGGGTCTTCAACATTTCTCAGAGCGGCTAGAACTTGTTCTGGACTAATCATCATTAGCCAAAATTAACAAAAGACGGCCACAATTAATTGACTTTAGGCTTTTTAAGTGTAATTTTAACACGAAATAAACATTTGCGTTTAACGTTTAGCAATTATATCTACTTTACCGTATGCAACTTCCCAAAATTAACATCCCCAAAAAATATATAAAAATAGCGGCTTGGGTGTTTGGAGTTTTTCTTGTGATCTCTGTTATTCTAGGCGGTATTGCCTATAGTAAACGGGAGGCATTGTTACAAAAAATGATGGCGAAAGCCGTTGCTAAAGCCGACAAAGATTACGGTCTGGATCTTAAAATCGGAAGCTATGGCTTCAGTGGATTGAGTACGGTACACCTGACCAATATCTCTGTCGTACCAAAAGAACGTGATACACTAGCTACTATTGATGATTTTACAGTTGGCGTAAAACTTTTCCCTCTGATCTTCGGAAATGTTAAGCTGTCAGAGATGATCCTGAATAAAGGAAACCTGAATGTGGTATTTAAAGATTCAGTAAGTAACCTAGATTTTCTGCTGAAACGTAAAAAGAAAGACTCAGTAAGCACCAAAAAATCTGATCTTGCCGATCTTGCCCATAATTTATTAAACCAGGTTTTATATAAAATTCCTGACCACATGGAGCTGAAAGACCTGATGCTCCGAATCAATGACAACGATACCGCAAAGCTGACTTTTTTAACCACTACCGCCACGATAAATGATGGAGAACTGCTGTCGACCATTAAAGTGAACGGTAATTATGCCACCTGGCATGTGAACGGTTCTGTGTATCCAGGGAAAAAACAACTGGACATGATGCTCTTTGCGGATCATAAAAAAGTAGATTTCCCTTATCTTGAAAACAGATTTAAAACCAAATTTAGCTTTGATACGGTAAGAACGGAGCTGAAAAGCGCCGATTATAGTGGTGATGACTTTAAGATTAAGGGGTCTTGGGCGGTTAAGAATCTATTGCTGAACCATCCAAAAGTAGCTTCAAATGATATTGTGATTGCCGATGCCAAGATTGATGCCGATATGCGCATCGGTCCGAATTACATCGCGCTAGACAGCTCATCAACAGTATATCTTAAAAATGCAATCGTTCACCCCTACCTGAAATATACATTATCACCAAATAAAATATACGAGGTAAAAATCCAGGCACCAGAACAGGATGCACAGCAAGTGCTGAATGCTTTCCCACAAGGCTTGTTCGAATCACTGGACGGTCTGCAGGTAAGCGGTAAGGTGA
It contains:
- a CDS encoding transglycosylase domain-containing protein; this translates as MQLPKINIPKKYIKIAAWVFGVFLVISVILGGIAYSKREALLQKMMAKAVAKADKDYGLDLKIGSYGFSGLSTVHLTNISVVPKERDTLATIDDFTVGVKLFPLIFGNVKLSEMILNKGNLNVVFKDSVSNLDFLLKRKKKDSVSTKKSDLADLAHNLLNQVLYKIPDHMELKDLMLRINDNDTAKLTFLTTTATINDGELLSTIKVNGNYATWHVNGSVYPGKKQLDMMLFADHKKVDFPYLENRFKTKFSFDTVRTELKSADYSGDDFKIKGSWAVKNLLLNHPKVASNDIVIADAKIDADMRIGPNYIALDSSSTVYLKNAIVHPYLKYTLSPNKIYEVKIQAPEQDAQQVLNAFPQGLFESLDGLQVSGKVKYALNFYLDSSIPDSVKFDSGLTPVNFKILKWGKTNLQKINSDFIYTPYERGKPMRDIMIGPSNPNFTPLSQVSSNFKNAILTSEDPSFFTHKGFVQESFRKSLAVNFKEKKFVRGGSTISMQLVKNIFLSRQKTLARKAEEILIVWLIENNRLISKNRMLEVYFNIIEMGQNVYGIGEATRYYFGKRPSDLNIGEGIFLANIVPRPKIALFKFKPDGGLKDYLHPYFKYIGNIMANRGLTPRDSSAYGFYNVQLRPALRQYLLPDTTAVDTSAFDNDDPLPAIETHDESKSLFDRIFGGSKKDTTSRPAIKTDSLQKTKKQLRQEKREQKRKEQELEKQMEQSKGNG
- a CDS encoding M16 family metallopeptidase, translating into MEYNVHTLPNGIRLLHVPSPSAISHACIIVNSGSRDEQEEKSGLAHFIEHLIFKRTEKRNTNQILNRLESVGADLNAYTTKEYTCIHASFLNPYLDRTLELFHDIVFHSTFPEDEMDKEKSVILDEITSYLDQPEEAIYDDFEDLVFAGHPLGRNILGSPETVNNINQADIHQFIKENYHTDKIIVAVLGNYSLSKLIKTGAKYYSEIPENRHKDTRTAPEKAPLAKVILEKPISQAHVMLGSQAYSLHHPYKTGLLLLNNIVGGTGMSSILNLQIREKYGIAYTIETGYSPLSDTGIFTLYFGTDKEKVERALSLIFKEFKKLKDNPLTEVQLQKAKNKFIGQIALGEENRIGLIISMAKSLIDYNHIEDLQAVFSRIQSVTTTDMANITHEILDESNLSALTFYPLA
- a CDS encoding NifU family protein, encoding MDLTQQVEQALDTIRPYLIADGGDVAIEEITADNVVKLKLLGNCGSCKMSFMTMKAGIEQAIMKAVPQITSVVAINLAEPV
- a CDS encoding HmuY family protein, coding for MKFIIKTLSILSLIIFTGQAIFAQTAKTEKNLDAKSKTTFYSLTEGKPVKESENWDLAFNNTTIKLNSKHKVAGQILSNTSFDKVVKVPESGYKEDTQSTSVIPTGSGKGWYNYDMASHALTPIEGKIILIRNAAGKHYKLEVLSYYFDEQDYNETGFYTFRYTALK
- a CDS encoding Mrp/NBP35 family ATP-binding protein; translation: MISPEQVLAALRNVEDPDLKKDLVTLNMIKDLKIEDKKVSFTLELTTPACPMKDMLKNACLNAVKHFVSQEAEVAINITSRVTKPMDTTQLKAIRNILLVSSGKGGVGKSTVASNLAVALAADGAKVGLIDADIYGPSVPTMFDLVGAKPSARETEDGKTLILPIEKYGIKLLSLGFFADPDQPVPWRGPMASNAIKQLFNDADWGELDYLIVDLPPGTGDIHITITQSFPIAGAVIVTTPQQVALADTRKGLAMFKMPSINIPVLGVIENMAYFTPEELPENKYYIFGKDGGKELAKSFQVPFLGEIPIVQGITAAGDSGAPIALDLSSKMSTVFAEIAGKVAQQVAINNALTVNC
- a CDS encoding DUF2157 domain-containing protein — its product is MTNADLYKTLKEEDALSPESYEKLCEKQRSTLFSLHWELKTLLYLGVMMLSTGLGVLIYKNIDTIGHQAILALIAAICGGCFYYCFKHKKPFSKELVKAPNAMFDYLLLLACLSFLTFTGYLQFQYGVFGTNYGMATFIPMVVLFYIAYEFDHLGILSMAIANLAVWMGVSVTPSRLLSNGNFDNQTIIYTYLGLGLMLLLAGFLTDRYHFKKHFRFSYLHFGIHISFIALLFGYFNAYESKLSILWLLVLFALAFYLYLDAMRHQSFYFVLLMILYSYLAISILVFRMLDGMNNMGGLYLLCCYFIISATALILRIVRLNKQMKAS
- the def gene encoding peptide deformylase, whose product is MKLPIVAYGDPVLKKVCAPIDETYPDLKQLISNMFDTMYNAHGIGLAAPQIGLPIRLFIVDTGVDEEEKQGFKSAFINAEILEETGEPWAFNEGCLSIPDIREDVMRKPNIRIRYYDENWDLQEKELNGILARVIQHEYDHIEGKLFTETLSLLRKRMLKSKLDAISKGNVRVDYKMRFPQQSRRR